One stretch of bacterium DNA includes these proteins:
- the sufC gene encoding Fe-S cluster assembly ATPase SufC: MLEIKNLHANVAGQEILRGISLKVNPGEVHAIMGPNGSGKSTLAQVLAGRENYEVTKGQVLYQGKDLLAMTPEDRAREGVFLGFQYPIEIPGVGNVYFLKAALNAQRKHRGLEEVDAMEFLALVKEKMKFLEIEEGLLSRSVNEGFSGGEKKRNEILQMAVLDPKLAILDEIDSGLDIDALKVVAKGVNALRSRDRGVVLVTHYQRLLDYIVPDFVHVLQDGRIVKSGDKSLALDLEKKGYGWLESAPGGASA; the protein is encoded by the coding sequence ATGCTCGAAATTAAAAATCTTCATGCGAACGTCGCGGGCCAAGAAATCCTCCGCGGCATCAGCCTCAAGGTCAACCCGGGCGAGGTCCACGCCATCATGGGCCCGAACGGTTCCGGCAAGAGCACGCTCGCGCAGGTCTTGGCCGGGCGCGAGAATTACGAAGTCACGAAGGGTCAGGTCCTCTATCAAGGCAAGGACCTCCTCGCCATGACCCCCGAGGACCGCGCGCGCGAAGGCGTCTTTCTGGGCTTCCAGTATCCGATCGAGATCCCGGGCGTCGGCAACGTCTATTTCCTGAAAGCGGCCCTGAACGCCCAGCGCAAGCACCGTGGCCTGGAGGAGGTCGACGCCATGGAGTTCCTCGCGCTCGTGAAGGAAAAGATGAAATTCCTGGAGATCGAGGAGGGATTGCTCTCCCGGTCTGTGAACGAGGGCTTCTCCGGGGGGGAAAAGAAGCGGAACGAGATCCTCCAAATGGCGGTTTTGGACCCCAAGCTCGCGATCCTGGACGAGATCGACTCGGGGCTCGACATCGACGCCCTGAAGGTCGTCGCCAAGGGCGTCAACGCCCTGCGGAGCCGCGACCGGGGGGTCGTGCTCGTGACCCATTACCAGCGTCTCTTGGACTACATTGTCCCGGATTTCGTGCACGTCCTCCAGGACGGCAGGATCGTCAAGTCCGGCGACAAGTCCCTGGCCCTCGATCTGGAGAAAAAAGGCTACGGATGGTTGGAGTCCGCACCCGGCGGGGCGAGCGCATGA